A segment of the Pseudomonadota bacterium genome:
ATCATCGGCGATCGGGGCAAGCAGCAGGTCTACGCCGAGGGGGAAGAATTGCCCGGTGGGGTGGTGCTGCATTCGGTACAAGAGAACAAAGTGATTCTTCGTCGGGCGGGTCGACACGAGACATTGCCCATGAGCGAGCCGGAATTGCTGATTGTCCCGGTAGAGGACGCGCCAGAACTGATGCTCAATCAAGAAGAAGACTTGTCTTCCATGCTGACCGGACACCTGGAGGTGATCCCGGTCTATGAGGACGATCGATTGGTCGGATATCGGATCGGTCCCCGGAATCGAGAGACGCTGGCGGCGGAGCTCGGTATTCCGCCGGAAGAGATGATGAGCGAAGTGATGGAGCTCCCGCTGGAAGAAGGCGATGATATGGACGCCTTGTTGGAAGTATTGGCGGAGACAGACCCCGAGGTCGCGGCGATGTTGGCGCGGGAAGGATTTGGACGATAATGGCAGGGAAAAACAGATGACCAGGGCTTGTATCAGATGGTTTATCTGCAGCGTGGCAA
Coding sequences within it:
- a CDS encoding type II secretion system protein N; this encodes MKAPRLLIRRAGFISPSLIAGLLVVGLAVHAYLLYDDYLAADKQATGTIFAPDSPAQRSPSDIDYAAQISGVNLLGEPRAEAATPVVTQAPVTDLDLTLQGVLAGMEPNMAIIGDRGKQQVYAEGEELPGGVVLHSVQENKVILRRAGRHETLPMSEPELLIVPVEDAPELMLNQEEDLSSMLTGHLEVIPVYEDDRLVGYRIGPRNRETLAAELGIPPEEMMSEVMELPLEEGDDMDALLEVLAETDPEVAAMLAREGFGR